The DNA sequence TATGGCAAATAGCTTTTTTGTAACAGAAGCAAACCAAAGAGCCTGCTACTATCCCTGTGAATCTACCCATATTTGGATCAACCCATTAGGACTTGTCTATTCGCAAAAAAGCCGTCTGCAACTAGGTCAGGAAGCTGTGGGATTTACCAATCACACTTATGGGGTAACAGCTGGTGTAGATCATCTATTTAGCAACGATTGGAAGTTAGGTTTTGGCCTTGGTTATTCTTATTCCCATTTACATTGGAAAAATCAAGCCGGAAAAGCTAGAGCGGATTCAGGGTATTTAGGCCCTTACATAGGGTATTATTGTGGAAGTTTTTATTTTGACTTTCTTGTACTAGGAGCAGGTAATTTTTACGATGTAGATCGAAAAATCGCATTTCCAGGGATATCTCGCGTAGCAAGTAGCCATCCCACTACTTGGGATCTTTCCGAAGTTATGTTATTAGGGTTTAGATTAGAGCCTTTGTATAACTTCTTTGTGCAGCCAGAGTTCTTATTAGATCAGTTGAATGTCTTTCAAGAGAGCTTTCAAGAAAGCGGGGCTAATTCCATAGATTTAGCTGTAAAAAGAAAATACACCTCCTTTTTGCGCTCATTAATCAATCTAAAATTTACTAAAGAATGGCTTATGTGCAACATGTGTTTAGCTCCGAGTGTCAATGTAGGTTGGCTTAGAACAACCCCTTTAACAGGTAGACACTACACCGCTAAGTTTCGAAAAGGTACGTTTTGTGAACCAAATTTTTCCGTGACTAGTTTTAGTGAAGTAGTAGACCAAATTCTTGTGAGTGGACAATTTCTGCTCTCTTCTCAAGGTGGCTTTAGTATGTCTTTAGGTTATGATGGCAGGTTTGGATATGGCTCTAAGATAAATGAGGTAAATCTAGCTCTGGATTGGAGTTTTTAATTAAATTTTTTGCTAGTGTTAATATACTATTTTTTTACCGGAGAGTTAAAAGATGCGAGTAATAACAATTATAATACTTAGCGCCCTAAGCTTTTCTCCTTTATGGGCGGTTGATTTTCAGGTTACAAGTAATCAAGATGCTGGACCCGGTAGTCTTAGACAAGCAATTACTGATTTTAATGCTTCTAGTGGAACAAATACAATTACTTTTAATTTTGATTCGGATGTTGAAATCATTTTCCTTAATAGTAATTTACCTCTCATTACTCGTCAAGGGACCATTATTGTATCTACACAAACTCATCTAATCATTGATGGAACTGCAGGACCCTATCGTATATTTGGTGCGAACAGTCCTGTAGACGTTTCTATTGAACTTCCTTTTTTCTTTTCTAGCTTAAATCTATCAGGGTTAATAGATGGAAGTGGAGCTCTTATAGGTACCGATCTTGGATCTTTAACCTTAAGTGGCATCAATACGTATACCGGAGAAACGGTTATTAACTCAGGGTTAAGATTAGATCTTGCTGGAACAGGTATTCTAAATTCTGTTTCTGAGGTTGTATTGAATGATTTATCCAGATTGGACATTTCGAATATTACAACTCCTGCACAGACGATTGCAGCTCTAAGAGGTAGTGGTGATCCAACAGTTCTATTAGGATCAAAGAACCTGATTGTAAATCAAGCAATTTCTACAACATATCCAGGGTTAATTCAAGGAACTGGTTCTTTTACCAAACAAGGATCGGGTATACTTACTTTAGCAGGTAATTCACCTGATTTTCACGGAGGTGTTGTAGTAGATGGAGGAACTCTTTTAATAAATGGTTTTTTAGGAGGCGGTGCTAATACCATTGCTGTATCTCCTAATGCAATACTCGGTGGTAGTGGAATCTTAGCTGGCACCGTAACCAATAGTGGTAGTGTGCAACCGGGTAACTCCATTGGCACATTAACCATAAATGGAAACTATACGCAAAATGCTTCTGGAGAGCTTGTCGTAGAAATCAATGAAGCAGGAGCAGCAGATCTGCTCGATGTTACAGGAACAGCGACATTGGGTGGAACTCTGCAGGTAGATCCAGAACCTGGGCTGTATTTAGAGGGCACAACTTATACCTTTCTTACTGCAGGATCTGTTGTAGGACAATTTAGCAGCACCTCTAGCACTAGATCTCTTAATTACGCTATTAACTACTTTCCTACACAAGCGCAACTCTTGATTCTCGGTTCTTCCATACTTTTACCTGCTAGACCAAACGGTAATGCAGGATCTGTGGCAGATTATCTCTTTTGTTCCTCTTTTGATTTTGCTAACACCGACCTTGATACAGTTGCAGAAGCCTTGCTTATTCTTCCCACAGATCAGTATGCACAGGCTTTAAATAAATTAACTCCTTCTCAATTTGGGGCGTTTGCTTTAAACGAATTAGAAAATAACTTTAGCATTGCTAACAGTTTCTTTATCAGAGTTAATCAAAGATCATACTGCTATAATACCTGCGACTCCACCAATATTTGGGTTAATCCCATAGGACTTGTTCACTCACAAAATAACCGTTCTCAAATTAGTCAAGAAGCCACCGGATTTATCAACCATACCTATGGAGTTGTGGGTGGAGTAGACCATGTATTGAACAATGACTGGAAGTTAGGTTTTGGCCTTGGCTATTCCTGCTCCCACTTACGATGGAAAGATCAAGTAGGCAAAGCTAAATCTGATTCAGGATATTTAGGTCCTCGTATAGGATATGATTGCGAGCGCTTTTACTTTGATCTTCTAGTTCTAGCAGCAGGCAGTTTTTACGACGTAGATCGAAAAATTGTATTCCCAGGCATTGATCGTACAGCAAGTAGCCATCCTATTACTTGGGATCTTTCTGAAATTGCATTAATAGGCTTTAGACTGCAACCCTTTTGCGGCTTTTTCATACAGCCAGAAATTTTACTAGACCAGTTAAACGTTTTCCAAGAAAGTTTTCATGAAAAAGGAGCTGACTCTATAAATTTAGCCGTAAAAAGAAAATACATCGCCTTTTTACGCTCTTTGGCTAACCTGAAATTCGTTAAAAAGTGGACCTTTTGCAGCATGTGTTTAGCCCCTAGTGTCAACGTAGGTTGGCTTAGAACAACCCCTTTAACAGGTAGACACTACACCGCTAAGTTTCGAAAAGGTACGTTTTGTGAACCAAATTTTTCCGTGACTAGTTTTAGTGAAGTAGTAGACCAAATTCTTGTGAGTGGACAATTTCTGCTCTCTTCTCAAGGTGGCTTTAGTATGTCTTTAGGTTATGATGGCAGGTTTGGATATGGCTCTAAGGTAAATGAAATCAATCTAGATCTGGATTGGAGTTTTTAATTAGTGCTCTAGCCAGTCTAATTTTTCTATGGTTTCTTCAAGTTTTTTTTCCGCTTGAAAGAGATTATCTTTTAGCGTACTTACAAGAGAAGAAGGAGCCTTTTCAAGAAAATTTGTATTAGAAAGTTGCGTACGAAGTTTATTTTGCTGTTGGATAAGCTTTTCTTTTTCTTTAACCAAACGGATTTTTTCTTTAGTTTTTAATTCTTGTGGCAGAGGAATCTGCAATTTTAAGGAGCAAACAAGCGTTTCTGCGCTAAAGGGAAGATTTTGAGTTTCTTCTGTAAAGGTAATGGATTGGATACGGATAAGTGCTTTTAAGAAACTACAGTTTTTCTCTAAAGCACTTCTTTGCTCATCTTGAAATGGTGCTTGAACAAATAGATCAATAGCCATATTTGGTGGCATTTGCATTTCAGCTCGAATAGTACGGATAGCATGAGTTATCTGGCCCAAGAAAGCAAATGTTTCTTCCACGTCAGGACGGATATCTTCTAGAATAGCTTGTGGGTAATTTGATACGATACAAGCAGAACTATTAAGCGCTGCTAGAGCTTCTTGAGTATAAGGATCTATTTTGCTATCTGCTTTAGAGGCGAGTTTTTGCTTGATTTTATCAAAGAGTTCTTCTGTTACAAAAGGTGCTATAGGATGTAGTAGGCGAATAGAGCTAAGTAAAACCAAAGAGAGGATTTTTTGTTTATTTTTTCTGCTAGCATTTGCAGGATCTATTAAGATGGGTTTGACCAATTCCACATAGTAAGCACAAAATTGATTCCAGAAAAAATCATAGGCTGTAGAAAGCGCTTTATCAAAAGCATATTCTTTTAAATAGTCATTTACACTTTGAATAGTGCGGTTTAGCAAGGAAAATATCCAATGATCTTCTAAAGTAAGGATAGATAAATCAAGTCCTGTAGCAAAATTATTTGCGCTTAAATCCTCGATATTCATAAACACAAAACGGGCGCCATTCCAAATTTTATTCACAAAATTTTTACATTCTTCAAATTTACGACGATCTAAATCAATTTGACGAGCTTGTGTAGCGCTTGCACAAAGACCCATGCGCATGGCATCTGTTCCGTAAAGATCGATAATTTCCAAAGGATCGATGATATTTCCTTTGGATTTAGACATCTTTTCCCATTTAGAATGAATCTCTGAAGGAGGTGTTTGTCCTAGCTCAAAAGGATGTTTTTCTGCGTGTGTTAAATAAGCAATAGATCCGTTTTCTGGATGACGCCAATACGATTTTCCGTAGATAAGTCCATGTAAAAACACCTCAGGAAAAGGCGGCTGATTTAAAAGATATTCTCCCATTAGGATCATCCGTGCTACCCAAAAAAACAAAATGTCATGGCCTGTAATAAGAGTAGAATTAGGATAGAACTTTTTTAGCTCTTGTGTTTGATGAGGCCAACCAAGTGTGCTAAAGGGCCAAATTGCTGAAGAAAACCAGGTATCGAGTACATCTTCATCTTGGTACCAATGATCAGGATCTTTTTGCACTTCAAGTGGTAGATTCATGCCATCAAACACAAGAATCTGATCAGGGTTGTTTTTATTGTACCAAATGGGAATCCGATGACCCCACCAGAGTTGACGAGAGATACACCAATCTCTTAAATGATCAATCCAATGAAAATAGGTATTTTCCCAATGAGGGGGAATCAAGTGTACTTTTTTATCTTCTACCACTTGACGTAGGCGGTCTTTAAATTGGCTAACGCGGACAAACCACTGTTTGGAAAGATAAGGCTCAATAGTTGCTTTTGAACGATAAGAAATTCCTATGCGATGGTTGTGAGGCTCAATCCTATTGATAAGATTTCTTTTTTGTAGGGCATCTACAATAGCTACCCGTGCTTCTTGCATGGTTAGACCAAAGAATTCTTTACCCTGTTCATTAATCCGGCCATCAGGGGTCATAATATTGATACTATCGAGTTTGTGTGTTTGTCCCATATGATAATCGTTCAAATCGTGTGCAGGGGTTACTTTAACAACACCTGTTCCAAAAGAGGGGTCGATAAGACGGTCTGCTATAATGGGAATACTTCTTTTTACAAAAGGAACAATAACTCTTTTACCAATTAGGTGTTTATAACGCTCATCGCGAGCAGATACTGCAAGAGCAGTATCACCAAGCATTGTTTCAGGACGGGTTGTTGCAACTGTGATAAATTGTTCTGGAGCATCTTCAAAGCAATAGTTAATATACCAGAGGAAGGAACTTTTTTCCTCATACTCTACTTCATCATCAGCTAGTGCTGTTTGTGAAATAGGATCCCAATTAACTAGATAATCTCCTCGGTAAATCAATCCATCATCAAACATTTTTTTAAACAAGGTGCAAACAGCTAGGTTGCGCTTCTCATCCATAGTAAAACAAAGGCGAGACCAATCACAGGAGCAACCTAATTTCTTTAATTGATTTAAAATTTGATTTTCACTTCTTTCTTTCCATTGCCAGATCTCTTGGAAAAATTCTTCTCTTGTAAAATCTTTACGCTTCTTTCCTTCTGTTGCTAGTAAATGGCGCTCTACAACGGTTTGTGTAGCAATTCCTGCATGATCGGTTCCTGGAACCCATAATGTTTCATAGCCCGACATTCTCTTCCAACGAATTAAGATATCTTGCAGAGTGTTTACAAGAGCATGCCCCATGTGTAGCACACCAGTTACATTAGGTGGAGGCATACAAATACAAAAAGCGGGCTTTACAGAGGTTGGGTCCGCTTTAAAAAATTGTTTTTCTTCCCAAAAGAGATACCACTTCTTTTCGATTTCTTGAGGCTCATAACTTTTAGACAAGGTCATAGATGTAGCATTAGGAGGTTAAACAGATCAGATTAGCATGCAAGGAGAGAAAATTTCAATGTATTCTCTATTAAGACAATGTTTTTTAGGCTACAAATAATTCCTTGTTTTTCAAGCTCTCTATTTGTTCTCTAGGTAGATTAGTAGCCTGAACGATTAGATCAATTCCACAGCCTGTTTGCAATAGACGCTTTGCTGTTTGCATTTTTTCTTTCTCAATGCCTATGGCTTCACCCTCAACTCTGCCTTCAGTCCTACCTTCAGCTCTACCTTCAGTTTTAGCATTCTCCATCTCATAGATTTGTTGTGCTATAGCAGCCTTGTTATCCATGTGAATACGCTTTAATTCTTCATAAGTAGCAAGATCTCTCTCAGTCCAATGAAATTGATCTAGTGCGGTGTATGCTCTATGAATAATGGTATCTCTGCCTATAACTTTCTGTAATTCTGCTTCGGTGGTTTCATGAGCGTGTTTGAAAAAGTAACACCATTTTTCTTCTATGGTAGATAGTTCTTCTTTGCTTTTATTGAATTTGGGAAGCTCGATAAAGGTAAAGTAGAAGTCTTTAAGATTATGTTCATAGGTTGCTTTATCGAGTATGACATGATCTGATTTGTAATGGGATTTATTAGGAAAAATAATGCAATCAGCAATAGCTATGAAGATAATTTCCTTAAGCCCGTGGTATTCATCTCCAACATTTGCTTGATTGCCATATACCTGAGATGCGTAATATTGCGCGCGCTTTTCAAATCCTCTAGATTTTGTCACTTGCATTTCAATGATGTATTTTATTCCCTTCTTGTCTTTACACAGAACATCGACAATGCTCTGTTTTTTTACCGCGATCTTAGGTGGTAGAATCGGGGATAAGAACTCTATATCCATGATGAGAGCGTCTTCAGAAAAACCGAGAATGTCATTTAAAAAATGCATCAGAATGTCTTTATTTTTTTCTGTGCCGAATATTTTTTTAAAAGCGATATCGTTTTTTGGGTCTAAGTATTTGGAAAGTGCCATTTTGATCTTCCTTTAAGACTATTTCCATTTATTATAGGAAAATAGTGTTTTTCTGTAACACCTGTTTATAAAAGCTGCCATAAAAATAGTGCTGTGCATAAAATGCCATCTACAGGGGTTTTATTTCGAATTTCTTGATACAGCTCTTGTTTTGTTTTTAATAGGGTTTTAATGAGTTCCGATTCTTCTACTTTAGCAGCAGATAGATGAACTACATTTTGAGCAAAAAAATAAAATATCTGCTGATCTGTTATAGCAGGAAGGGGATAGATAGAAGGAAGTGCTTGCCAAGTTCCTCTCCCATAACCGGTTTCTTCGAGTAGCTCTCTTTTAATAGCTTCTAATGGGGTTTCATTTTGGTCGACTCGTCCTCCTGGGCAGCTGAGCAGCCATTTCCCAGTGGGATGTCTATATTCTAAATTAATGATAAAGCGTCCATCTATGGTACGGGCTAAAACAACCGCTGCAGATGAGCAGAGATCAAGACGTGTATAAGTATTTTGAAACCCTGTTGGCCATTTTAAGTAGTCCACATGCACATCGAAAAAGCCATGATAAGCAAACTGGCTTTTTTCTATTTTAGGGATAATAGTATTTGACATGAATAGAGCGTATCTCTTTATGAATGCGGTTAGAGTAGAGTTTGGCTTTTTTTTGATTTCCAGCACAATGAAAAAATAAACGCAATTGGCGAAACAAACAAATCTTTTCCCAAGTCAAAGCTGTTTGACCCCAAGCTTTATTAGTTATTTTTCCCTGTAAAAAATAGTTGAGTAATAGCTTACTAGTGGGGAACTGAGCATCTATTGCTCCTTTAAGATAGGAAGTGGCTTTAGCTTCTGACTGTTTATAGCATAACCAACAACCTATCAGTGGATAAAAAACAGAAGAATCATCTTGCAAACCTTCTAAGTGATGGAAAGCAATGAGTTTTTCTGCTGCGCTCCATCGATTTTGGAGCAGTAGTAACTCTAATCCAAGAGGGGCTAGTTGTTGATTTTGCATAAACAACTCAAGAAGTTCTTTTGTATACGGAAAGGTTGTTTTATTTTTTAGTATTGTTTGATCAAGTAAGTAATAGAGTGCTCTTGAAGTACTTTTGACTCCAGGAAATTGAGTGAGATAGGTTTGGATAGCTAATGAAAATCCTTTTTTGTGCCCTAAGCAAGCAATTTGAATTTCCTCTGCTTCTGCTGGATCAGAGCAAAGGTGTAAATTTTCTCCTACCCACTGATCAAATCCCATTGCTAACAAGCCAAAAAACGCGTTAGTTGCAATAAATGGAGGTGGCGTATTTTCTAGGATTTCGATTAGAGTGATCGGCTTGGCTAACCAAAAAGCTAATTGACAACTAAGATCTAAATGTTCTGTTACTTCATCTTGATTGTCTAAATGAATGAAAAAAGGAATGGGTTCAAGATACTGATTGAGTAAGGTAATCATACGTTTATTTTCTGAAAGACTAAATAATTTAGGGAGATGGCGCAGAGCTAAAAGAGCAAAGTGATAGGCGGATATACGTTTACAAGAAGAGGTCTGATGTAGGCGCATCATAATTTGTTCAACAATCATTTTAAATAAGGGATGTTTTGAATACTTACGAATGCAAATTTCTAAACACTTAATTTCTTCTTCAATCTCTTGGGTTTCTTCATAAACAAGCGATTTTCCCAAGTATTCTAAAGGAGCTCCTGGGGTGTGGCGTAGTTTGCTAAATTCATCTAAGGCAAACAAATACAATCGCTCTCTTTCTCTGGTTTTTTTTTGTACAGCAGCGTATTTAATTAAAGTAATTCCCGCGCGAAATAAAGCCTCTCTTCCTTCCATACGCCCTGAAAAAGAGTTGCCTATTCTTCGGTACTCTAACAGTGCTTTGCTATAATTTTTATTAGCTAAAAAAGCATCGGGAATCGCTAGACAGTTAATCA is a window from the Candidatus Rhabdochlamydia porcellionis genome containing:
- a CDS encoding autotransporter outer membrane beta-barrel domain-containing protein; this encodes MRVITIIILSALSFSPLWAVDFQVTSNQDAGPGSLRQAITDFNASSGTNTITFNFDSDVEIIFLNSNLPLITRQGTIIVSTQTHLIIDGTAGPYRIFGANSPVDVSIELPFFFSSLNLSGLIDGSGALIGTDLGSLTLSGINTYTGETVINSGLRLDLAGTGILNSVSEVVLNDLSRLDISNITTPAQTIAALRGSGDPTVLLGSKNLIVNQAISTTYPGLIQGTGSFTKQGSGILTLAGNSPDFHGGVVVDGGTLLINGFLGGGANTIAVSPNAILGGSGILAGTVTNSGSVQPGNSIGTLTINGNYTQNASGELVVEINEAGAADLLDVTGTATLGGTLQVDPEPGLYLEGTTYTFLTAGSVVGQFSSTSSTRSLNYAINYFPTQAQLLILGSSILLPARPNGNAGSVADYLFCSSFDFANTDLDTVAEALLILPTDQYAQALNKLTPSQFGAFALNELENNFSIANSFFIRVNQRSYCYNTCDSTNIWVNPIGLVHSQNNRSQISQEATGFINHTYGVVGGVDHVLNNDWKLGFGLGYSCSHLRWKDQVGKAKSDSGYLGPRIGYDCERFYFDLLVLAAGSFYDVDRKIVFPGIDRTASSHPITWDLSEIALIGFRLQPFCGFFIQPEILLDQLNVFQESFHEKGADSINLAVKRKYIAFLRSLANLKFVKKWTFCSMCLAPSVNVGWLRTTPLTGRHYTAKFRKGTFCEPNFSVTSFSEVVDQILVSGQFLLSSQGGFSMSLGYDGRFGYGSKVNEINLDLDWSF
- a CDS encoding valine--tRNA ligase; amino-acid sequence: MTLSKSYEPQEIEKKWYLFWEEKQFFKADPTSVKPAFCICMPPPNVTGVLHMGHALVNTLQDILIRWKRMSGYETLWVPGTDHAGIATQTVVERHLLATEGKKRKDFTREEFFQEIWQWKERSENQILNQLKKLGCSCDWSRLCFTMDEKRNLAVCTLFKKMFDDGLIYRGDYLVNWDPISQTALADDEVEYEEKSSFLWYINYCFEDAPEQFITVATTRPETMLGDTALAVSARDERYKHLIGKRVIVPFVKRSIPIIADRLIDPSFGTGVVKVTPAHDLNDYHMGQTHKLDSINIMTPDGRINEQGKEFFGLTMQEARVAIVDALQKRNLINRIEPHNHRIGISYRSKATIEPYLSKQWFVRVSQFKDRLRQVVEDKKVHLIPPHWENTYFHWIDHLRDWCISRQLWWGHRIPIWYNKNNPDQILVFDGMNLPLEVQKDPDHWYQDEDVLDTWFSSAIWPFSTLGWPHQTQELKKFYPNSTLITGHDILFFWVARMILMGEYLLNQPPFPEVFLHGLIYGKSYWRHPENGSIAYLTHAEKHPFELGQTPPSEIHSKWEKMSKSKGNIIDPLEIIDLYGTDAMRMGLCASATQARQIDLDRRKFEECKNFVNKIWNGARFVFMNIEDLSANNFATGLDLSILTLEDHWIFSLLNRTIQSVNDYLKEYAFDKALSTAYDFFWNQFCAYYVELVKPILIDPANASRKNKQKILSLVLLSSIRLLHPIAPFVTEELFDKIKQKLASKADSKIDPYTQEALAALNSSACIVSNYPQAILEDIRPDVEETFAFLGQITHAIRTIRAEMQMPPNMAIDLFVQAPFQDEQRSALEKNCSFLKALIRIQSITFTEETQNLPFSAETLVCSLKLQIPLPQELKTKEKIRLVKEKEKLIQQQNKLRTQLSNTNFLEKAPSSLVSTLKDNLFQAEKKLEETIEKLDWLEH
- a CDS encoding Rpn family recombination-promoting nuclease/putative transposase; the protein is MALSKYLDPKNDIAFKKIFGTEKNKDILMHFLNDILGFSEDALIMDIEFLSPILPPKIAVKKQSIVDVLCKDKKGIKYIIEMQVTKSRGFEKRAQYYASQVYGNQANVGDEYHGLKEIIFIAIADCIIFPNKSHYKSDHVILDKATYEHNLKDFYFTFIELPKFNKSKEELSTIEEKWCYFFKHAHETTEAELQKVIGRDTIIHRAYTALDQFHWTERDLATYEELKRIHMDNKAAIAQQIYEMENAKTEGRAEGRTEGRVEGEAIGIEKEKMQTAKRLLQTGCGIDLIVQATNLPREQIESLKNKELFVA
- a CDS encoding NUDIX hydrolase, with protein sequence MSNTIIPKIEKSQFAYHGFFDVHVDYLKWPTGFQNTYTRLDLCSSAAVVLARTIDGRFIINLEYRHPTGKWLLSCPGGRVDQNETPLEAIKRELLEETGYGRGTWQALPSIYPLPAITDQQIFYFFAQNVVHLSAAKVEESELIKTLLKTKQELYQEIRNKTPVDGILCTALFLWQLL